The Porphyromonas sp. oral taxon 275 DNA window GTACCCGAGGCCTCGAGCTGGACGTACGCTACGACATCATCGCCATAGATATCGCCAGCGACCGCAGCTACACGCTGGAGCACATCGAGGCTGCCTTCTACCCGCGTCTAGGCAGTCACCGCCGCTCACGCCGCTCCGCGACTAAGCCCCACAAGTAGATGATCGCGCTCTCGACTCCCGTCGGCCTCCCGCCCGCGCCGCCTAGACTCAGCTATGGTCAGGCTGTGATGAGCCTCGGCTCCTGCTTCAGCCAGAGCATCGCCACACGCCTCAGAGCTGGCGCGCTGGACGTCCTGGTCAATCCCTTCGGCATTCAGTACAACCCACTCTCCATCGCCGCTGCGCTGGAGCGTATCCTTGAAGACCGTCCCTTCGAGGCGGACGAACTCGTGAAGACCAGCGGCGGCTACGCCTCGCTCCTGCATCACGGCAGCTTCACCCGCCGCCGACGGGAGGATGCGCTGGAGCTGATGAACTCCCGCCTCGAGCGTGCCGCGGCTCAGCTCCAGCGCCTGGACTTCCTCCTCCTTACCTGGGGCACGAGCTACGTCTACCGCTGGGGCGAGACGGGCCGTGTGGTGAGCAATTGCCACAAGCTCCCCGAGCGGCTCTTCCACCGCCAGCGCGTGAGCCTCGACGAGCTCGCGGCGTGCTGGCTGCCGCTGCTGGAGTGCCTCTTCGCCCTACGTCCCGAGCTCCAGATCATCACCACGGTCAGCCCTGTGCGCCACCTGCGCGATGGAGCGGT harbors:
- a CDS encoding GSCFA domain-containing protein, which produces MIALSTPVGLPPAPPRLSYGQAVMSLGSCFSQSIATRLRAGALDVLVNPFGIQYNPLSIAAALERILEDRPFEADELVKTSGGYASLLHHGSFTRRRREDALELMNSRLERAAAQLQRLDFLLLTWGTSYVYRWGETGRVVSNCHKLPERLFHRQRVSLDELAACWLPLLECLFALRPELQIITTVSPVRHLRDGAVGNARSKATLLLLSELLAERYPEQLHYFPSYELMMDELRDYRYYAEDMTHPSELGERLIAERLTQWWLSPEAQRGITEAERLLSELRHRPLSSEPEAHRERLERLEAKLAAFYRKYPSALDLAALV